One window of the Rhipicephalus sanguineus isolate Rsan-2018 chromosome 4, BIME_Rsan_1.4, whole genome shotgun sequence genome contains the following:
- the LOC125758422 gene encoding putative nuclease HARBI1, translating to MTLTAANIVVPSIADFRKVLESIDCKHWQIKPPYDLEHMYRNRKDLCSLNVQVFCNGRGVIIQPTSKGPGSTHGSLIWMDCALPGSFKGRKLPNGWLLGDSPYA from the exons atgacgctgacggctgctaatatcgttgtgccatcg atcgcagactttcgtaaggtcctggaatccatcgattgcaagcactggcaaatcaagccaccttatgacttggagcacatgtacagaaataggaaggacttgtgctccctaaatgtacaagtcttttgcaacggtaggggtgtcatcatccagccgacctcaaaggggcctggaagcacgcatggcagcctcatctggatggactgtgctctgcctgggagcttcaagggcagaaaactgcctaatggctggttgctag gtgactctccctatgcctga